A DNA window from Myripristis murdjan chromosome 19, fMyrMur1.1, whole genome shotgun sequence contains the following coding sequences:
- the ptprea gene encoding receptor-type tyrosine-protein phosphatase epsilon isoform X1, giving the protein MVPVLFLVATTITSNYSTNENHTREDTKSPSPHILPTVLVLSLLLLIIALLAWYFLRLRNQRKAVVTTVDKKIPNGILEEQEFGYSAESLYTTLPPEQQTVVLLPRSPSASKTYFPIPVDHLEEEYRLRSADDGKLFREEYNSLPGGYTHGTCEEANKEDNKEKNRYPNILPYDHSRVVLTQLDGNPCSDYVNASYIDGYTEKNKFIAAQGPKEDTVADFWRMIWEQKVATVVMLTNLKERKEDKCYQYWPDQGCWTYGNVRVAVEDFTVLVDYTIRKFCVQYQASDASKTPRLVTQLHFTSWPDFGVPFSPIGMLKFLKKVKAVNPPFAGPIVVHCSAGVGRTGTFIVIDAMIDMMHAEQKVDVFGFVSKIREQRSQLIQTDMQYSFIYQALLEYYLYGDTELDVSSLEGHLHKLHNTSAPSDRVGLEEEFKKLTNMRIMKENMRTGNLPANMKKNRVLQIIPYDFNRVILSMRRGQEFTDYINASFIDGYRQKDYFIATQGPLSHTVEDFWRMVWEWKCHSIVMLTELQEREQDKCFQYWPSEDSVTYGDYTVEMKGDTLCDTFSLRDLVLTFGPEKQTRLVRHFHFHGWPEIGIPAEGKGMIDIIASVQRQQQQSGNHPIVVHCSAGAGRTGTFIALSNILERVKAEGLLDVFQTVKSLRMQRPHMVQTVEQYDFCYRVVQDFVDIFSDYANFK; this is encoded by the exons ATGGTCCCAGTTCTGTTTTTGGTGGCAACCACAATAACATCCAATTACTCTACCAATGAAAACCATACAAGAG AAGACACTAAGTCCCCCAGCCCCCACATCCTCCCCACTGTGCTGGTGCTGTCCTTGCTGCTGCTCATCATCGCACTGCTAGCCTGGTACTTCCTCAG GTTAAGAAACCAGAGAAAAGCAGTCGTCACAACAGTCGACAAGAAGATACCAAATGGCATCCTGGAAGAACAAG aGTTTGGATACAGTGCTGAGTCGTTATACACAACTTTACCACCAG AGCAACAGACGGTGGTCCTTCTGCCCAGATCCCCCTCAGCCTCTAAGACCTACTTCCCCATCCCAGTGGACCACCTAGAGGAGGAGTACAGGCTCCGCTCTGCTGACGATGGCAAGCTCTTCAGGGAGGAATATAAT TCGTTGCCTGGGGGCTATACCCATGGAACATGTGAGGAGGCCAATAAGGAGGACAACAAGGAGAAGAACAGATACCCAAACATCCTTccct ATGACCATTCCAGGGTGGTGTTGACTCAGCTGGATGGAAATCCCTGTTCAGACTATGTGAATGCTTCTTACATTGAT GGTTACACAGAAAAGAACAAATTCATAGCAGCACAAG GTCCAAAGGAAGACACTGTGGCAGACTTCTGGAGGATGATATGGGAGCAGAAAGTAGCAACTGTTGTCATGCTGACAAAcctgaaagaaaggaaagaa GACAAATGTTACCAGTACTGGCCAGACCAGGGCTGTTGGACCTATGGGAATGTCAGGGTGGCAGTAGAGGACTTCACCGTCCTGGTGGACTACACCATACGCAAGTTCTGTGTGCAATAT CAGGCCAGCGATGCCTCCAAGACTCCCCGGCTTGTCACCCAGCTCCACTTCACCAGCTGGCCTGACTTCGGAGTTCCCTTCTCCCCCATCGGCATGCTCAAATTCCTCAAGAAGGTCAAGGCAGTCAATCCACCCTTCGCTGGACCCATTGTGGTCCACTGCAG CGCTGGTGTGGGAAGGACGGGCACCTTCATCGTCATAGATGCCATGATAGACATGATGCATGCAGAGCAGAAAGTCGATGTGTTTGGCTTTGTCTCCAAGATACGAGAGCAACGCTCACAACTTATCCAGACAGAT ATGCAGTACTCGTTCATCTACCAGGCCCTGCTGGAATACTACCTCTATGGAGACACAGAGTTGGATGTTTCGTCTCTGGAAGGACACCTGCACAAACTGCACAACACCTCAGCCCCATCTGACCGGGTCGGCCTGGAGGAGGAGTTTAAG AAACTGACCAACATGCGCATAATGAAGGAGAACATGAGGACAGGGAACCTTCCTGCCAATATGAAGAAGAACAGAGTCCTGCAGATTATTCCAT ATGACTTCAACAGAGTTATTCTCTCCATGAGAAGAGGGCAGGAGTTCACCGACTACATCAATGCATCTTTTATAGAT GGCTACAGACAGAAGGACTACTTCATTGCCACCCAGGGGCCTCTGTCCCACACAGTGGAGGACTTCTGGAGAATGGTTTGGGAATGGAAATGTCACTCAATTGTCATGCTCACTGAGCTCCAGGAGAGGGAGCAG GACAAGTGTTTCCAGTACTGGCCCTCAGAAGACTCAGTCACCTATGGAGATTACACAGTGGAGATGAAGGGAGACACTTTGTGTGACACCTTCAGTCTACGAGACCTGGTACTCACCTTCGGCCCG GAGAAGCAGACGAGGCTGGTCAGGCACTTCCACTTCCACGGCTGGCCGGAGATCGGCATCCCAGCTGAGGGCAAAGGCATGATCGACATCATCGCCTCAGtgcagagacagcagcagcagtccgGGAACCATCCCATCGTCGTACACTGCAG tgCTGGTGCAGGGCGAACAGGTACGTTCATTGCACTGAGCAATATCCTGGAGCGAGTCAAAGCAGAGGGGCTGCTGGACGTGTTCCAAACTGTGAAGAGTTTACGCATGCAGAGGCCTCACATGGTCCAAACTGTG GAACAGTATGACTTCTGCTACAGGGTGGTACAAGACTTTGTCGACATTTTCTCAGACTATGCCAATTTTAAATGA
- the ptprea gene encoding receptor-type tyrosine-protein phosphatase epsilon isoform X3 — MVPVLFLVATTITSNYSTNENHTREDTKSPSPHILPTVLVLSLLLLIIALLAWYFLRLRNQRKAVVTTVDKKIPNGILEEQEQQTVVLLPRSPSASKTYFPIPVDHLEEEYRLRSADDGKLFREEYNSLPGGYTHGTCEEANKEDNKEKNRYPNILPYDHSRVVLTQLDGNPCSDYVNASYIDGYTEKNKFIAAQGPKEDTVADFWRMIWEQKVATVVMLTNLKERKEDKCYQYWPDQGCWTYGNVRVAVEDFTVLVDYTIRKFCVQYQASDASKTPRLVTQLHFTSWPDFGVPFSPIGMLKFLKKVKAVNPPFAGPIVVHCSAGVGRTGTFIVIDAMIDMMHAEQKVDVFGFVSKIREQRSQLIQTDMQYSFIYQALLEYYLYGDTELDVSSLEGHLHKLHNTSAPSDRVGLEEEFKKLTNMRIMKENMRTGNLPANMKKNRVLQIIPYDFNRVILSMRRGQEFTDYINASFIDGYRQKDYFIATQGPLSHTVEDFWRMVWEWKCHSIVMLTELQEREQDKCFQYWPSEDSVTYGDYTVEMKGDTLCDTFSLRDLVLTFGPEKQTRLVRHFHFHGWPEIGIPAEGKGMIDIIASVQRQQQQSGNHPIVVHCSAGAGRTGTFIALSNILERVKAEGLLDVFQTVKSLRMQRPHMVQTVEQYDFCYRVVQDFVDIFSDYANFK, encoded by the exons ATGGTCCCAGTTCTGTTTTTGGTGGCAACCACAATAACATCCAATTACTCTACCAATGAAAACCATACAAGAG AAGACACTAAGTCCCCCAGCCCCCACATCCTCCCCACTGTGCTGGTGCTGTCCTTGCTGCTGCTCATCATCGCACTGCTAGCCTGGTACTTCCTCAG GTTAAGAAACCAGAGAAAAGCAGTCGTCACAACAGTCGACAAGAAGATACCAAATGGCATCCTGGAAGAACAAG AGCAACAGACGGTGGTCCTTCTGCCCAGATCCCCCTCAGCCTCTAAGACCTACTTCCCCATCCCAGTGGACCACCTAGAGGAGGAGTACAGGCTCCGCTCTGCTGACGATGGCAAGCTCTTCAGGGAGGAATATAAT TCGTTGCCTGGGGGCTATACCCATGGAACATGTGAGGAGGCCAATAAGGAGGACAACAAGGAGAAGAACAGATACCCAAACATCCTTccct ATGACCATTCCAGGGTGGTGTTGACTCAGCTGGATGGAAATCCCTGTTCAGACTATGTGAATGCTTCTTACATTGAT GGTTACACAGAAAAGAACAAATTCATAGCAGCACAAG GTCCAAAGGAAGACACTGTGGCAGACTTCTGGAGGATGATATGGGAGCAGAAAGTAGCAACTGTTGTCATGCTGACAAAcctgaaagaaaggaaagaa GACAAATGTTACCAGTACTGGCCAGACCAGGGCTGTTGGACCTATGGGAATGTCAGGGTGGCAGTAGAGGACTTCACCGTCCTGGTGGACTACACCATACGCAAGTTCTGTGTGCAATAT CAGGCCAGCGATGCCTCCAAGACTCCCCGGCTTGTCACCCAGCTCCACTTCACCAGCTGGCCTGACTTCGGAGTTCCCTTCTCCCCCATCGGCATGCTCAAATTCCTCAAGAAGGTCAAGGCAGTCAATCCACCCTTCGCTGGACCCATTGTGGTCCACTGCAG CGCTGGTGTGGGAAGGACGGGCACCTTCATCGTCATAGATGCCATGATAGACATGATGCATGCAGAGCAGAAAGTCGATGTGTTTGGCTTTGTCTCCAAGATACGAGAGCAACGCTCACAACTTATCCAGACAGAT ATGCAGTACTCGTTCATCTACCAGGCCCTGCTGGAATACTACCTCTATGGAGACACAGAGTTGGATGTTTCGTCTCTGGAAGGACACCTGCACAAACTGCACAACACCTCAGCCCCATCTGACCGGGTCGGCCTGGAGGAGGAGTTTAAG AAACTGACCAACATGCGCATAATGAAGGAGAACATGAGGACAGGGAACCTTCCTGCCAATATGAAGAAGAACAGAGTCCTGCAGATTATTCCAT ATGACTTCAACAGAGTTATTCTCTCCATGAGAAGAGGGCAGGAGTTCACCGACTACATCAATGCATCTTTTATAGAT GGCTACAGACAGAAGGACTACTTCATTGCCACCCAGGGGCCTCTGTCCCACACAGTGGAGGACTTCTGGAGAATGGTTTGGGAATGGAAATGTCACTCAATTGTCATGCTCACTGAGCTCCAGGAGAGGGAGCAG GACAAGTGTTTCCAGTACTGGCCCTCAGAAGACTCAGTCACCTATGGAGATTACACAGTGGAGATGAAGGGAGACACTTTGTGTGACACCTTCAGTCTACGAGACCTGGTACTCACCTTCGGCCCG GAGAAGCAGACGAGGCTGGTCAGGCACTTCCACTTCCACGGCTGGCCGGAGATCGGCATCCCAGCTGAGGGCAAAGGCATGATCGACATCATCGCCTCAGtgcagagacagcagcagcagtccgGGAACCATCCCATCGTCGTACACTGCAG tgCTGGTGCAGGGCGAACAGGTACGTTCATTGCACTGAGCAATATCCTGGAGCGAGTCAAAGCAGAGGGGCTGCTGGACGTGTTCCAAACTGTGAAGAGTTTACGCATGCAGAGGCCTCACATGGTCCAAACTGTG GAACAGTATGACTTCTGCTACAGGGTGGTACAAGACTTTGTCGACATTTTCTCAGACTATGCCAATTTTAAATGA
- the ptprea gene encoding receptor-type tyrosine-protein phosphatase epsilon isoform X2 codes for MVPVLFLVATTITSNYSTNENHTREDTKSPSPHILPTVLVLSLLLLIIALLAWYFLRLRNQRKAVVTTVDKKIPNGILEEQEFGYSAESLYTTLPPEQQTVVLLPRSPSASKTYFPIPVDHLEEEYRLRSADDGKLFREEYNSLPGGYTHGTCEEANKEDNKEKNRYPNILPYDHSRVVLTQLDGNPCSDYVNASYIDGYTEKNKFIAAQGPKEDTVADFWRMIWEQKVATVVMLTNLKERKEDKCYQYWPDQGCWTYGNVRVAVEDFTVLVDYTIRKFCVQYASDASKTPRLVTQLHFTSWPDFGVPFSPIGMLKFLKKVKAVNPPFAGPIVVHCSAGVGRTGTFIVIDAMIDMMHAEQKVDVFGFVSKIREQRSQLIQTDMQYSFIYQALLEYYLYGDTELDVSSLEGHLHKLHNTSAPSDRVGLEEEFKKLTNMRIMKENMRTGNLPANMKKNRVLQIIPYDFNRVILSMRRGQEFTDYINASFIDGYRQKDYFIATQGPLSHTVEDFWRMVWEWKCHSIVMLTELQEREQDKCFQYWPSEDSVTYGDYTVEMKGDTLCDTFSLRDLVLTFGPEKQTRLVRHFHFHGWPEIGIPAEGKGMIDIIASVQRQQQQSGNHPIVVHCSAGAGRTGTFIALSNILERVKAEGLLDVFQTVKSLRMQRPHMVQTVEQYDFCYRVVQDFVDIFSDYANFK; via the exons ATGGTCCCAGTTCTGTTTTTGGTGGCAACCACAATAACATCCAATTACTCTACCAATGAAAACCATACAAGAG AAGACACTAAGTCCCCCAGCCCCCACATCCTCCCCACTGTGCTGGTGCTGTCCTTGCTGCTGCTCATCATCGCACTGCTAGCCTGGTACTTCCTCAG GTTAAGAAACCAGAGAAAAGCAGTCGTCACAACAGTCGACAAGAAGATACCAAATGGCATCCTGGAAGAACAAG aGTTTGGATACAGTGCTGAGTCGTTATACACAACTTTACCACCAG AGCAACAGACGGTGGTCCTTCTGCCCAGATCCCCCTCAGCCTCTAAGACCTACTTCCCCATCCCAGTGGACCACCTAGAGGAGGAGTACAGGCTCCGCTCTGCTGACGATGGCAAGCTCTTCAGGGAGGAATATAAT TCGTTGCCTGGGGGCTATACCCATGGAACATGTGAGGAGGCCAATAAGGAGGACAACAAGGAGAAGAACAGATACCCAAACATCCTTccct ATGACCATTCCAGGGTGGTGTTGACTCAGCTGGATGGAAATCCCTGTTCAGACTATGTGAATGCTTCTTACATTGAT GGTTACACAGAAAAGAACAAATTCATAGCAGCACAAG GTCCAAAGGAAGACACTGTGGCAGACTTCTGGAGGATGATATGGGAGCAGAAAGTAGCAACTGTTGTCATGCTGACAAAcctgaaagaaaggaaagaa GACAAATGTTACCAGTACTGGCCAGACCAGGGCTGTTGGACCTATGGGAATGTCAGGGTGGCAGTAGAGGACTTCACCGTCCTGGTGGACTACACCATACGCAAGTTCTGTGTGCAATAT GCCAGCGATGCCTCCAAGACTCCCCGGCTTGTCACCCAGCTCCACTTCACCAGCTGGCCTGACTTCGGAGTTCCCTTCTCCCCCATCGGCATGCTCAAATTCCTCAAGAAGGTCAAGGCAGTCAATCCACCCTTCGCTGGACCCATTGTGGTCCACTGCAG CGCTGGTGTGGGAAGGACGGGCACCTTCATCGTCATAGATGCCATGATAGACATGATGCATGCAGAGCAGAAAGTCGATGTGTTTGGCTTTGTCTCCAAGATACGAGAGCAACGCTCACAACTTATCCAGACAGAT ATGCAGTACTCGTTCATCTACCAGGCCCTGCTGGAATACTACCTCTATGGAGACACAGAGTTGGATGTTTCGTCTCTGGAAGGACACCTGCACAAACTGCACAACACCTCAGCCCCATCTGACCGGGTCGGCCTGGAGGAGGAGTTTAAG AAACTGACCAACATGCGCATAATGAAGGAGAACATGAGGACAGGGAACCTTCCTGCCAATATGAAGAAGAACAGAGTCCTGCAGATTATTCCAT ATGACTTCAACAGAGTTATTCTCTCCATGAGAAGAGGGCAGGAGTTCACCGACTACATCAATGCATCTTTTATAGAT GGCTACAGACAGAAGGACTACTTCATTGCCACCCAGGGGCCTCTGTCCCACACAGTGGAGGACTTCTGGAGAATGGTTTGGGAATGGAAATGTCACTCAATTGTCATGCTCACTGAGCTCCAGGAGAGGGAGCAG GACAAGTGTTTCCAGTACTGGCCCTCAGAAGACTCAGTCACCTATGGAGATTACACAGTGGAGATGAAGGGAGACACTTTGTGTGACACCTTCAGTCTACGAGACCTGGTACTCACCTTCGGCCCG GAGAAGCAGACGAGGCTGGTCAGGCACTTCCACTTCCACGGCTGGCCGGAGATCGGCATCCCAGCTGAGGGCAAAGGCATGATCGACATCATCGCCTCAGtgcagagacagcagcagcagtccgGGAACCATCCCATCGTCGTACACTGCAG tgCTGGTGCAGGGCGAACAGGTACGTTCATTGCACTGAGCAATATCCTGGAGCGAGTCAAAGCAGAGGGGCTGCTGGACGTGTTCCAAACTGTGAAGAGTTTACGCATGCAGAGGCCTCACATGGTCCAAACTGTG GAACAGTATGACTTCTGCTACAGGGTGGTACAAGACTTTGTCGACATTTTCTCAGACTATGCCAATTTTAAATGA
- the ptprea gene encoding receptor-type tyrosine-protein phosphatase epsilon isoform X4, whose protein sequence is MRKNSFSSFRWLRNQRKAVVTTVDKKIPNGILEEQEFGYSAESLYTTLPPEQQTVVLLPRSPSASKTYFPIPVDHLEEEYRLRSADDGKLFREEYNSLPGGYTHGTCEEANKEDNKEKNRYPNILPYDHSRVVLTQLDGNPCSDYVNASYIDGYTEKNKFIAAQGPKEDTVADFWRMIWEQKVATVVMLTNLKERKEDKCYQYWPDQGCWTYGNVRVAVEDFTVLVDYTIRKFCVQYQASDASKTPRLVTQLHFTSWPDFGVPFSPIGMLKFLKKVKAVNPPFAGPIVVHCSAGVGRTGTFIVIDAMIDMMHAEQKVDVFGFVSKIREQRSQLIQTDMQYSFIYQALLEYYLYGDTELDVSSLEGHLHKLHNTSAPSDRVGLEEEFKKLTNMRIMKENMRTGNLPANMKKNRVLQIIPYDFNRVILSMRRGQEFTDYINASFIDGYRQKDYFIATQGPLSHTVEDFWRMVWEWKCHSIVMLTELQEREQDKCFQYWPSEDSVTYGDYTVEMKGDTLCDTFSLRDLVLTFGPEKQTRLVRHFHFHGWPEIGIPAEGKGMIDIIASVQRQQQQSGNHPIVVHCSAGAGRTGTFIALSNILERVKAEGLLDVFQTVKSLRMQRPHMVQTVEQYDFCYRVVQDFVDIFSDYANFK, encoded by the exons ATGAGAAAGAATAGCTTTTCAAGCTTCAGATG GTTAAGAAACCAGAGAAAAGCAGTCGTCACAACAGTCGACAAGAAGATACCAAATGGCATCCTGGAAGAACAAG aGTTTGGATACAGTGCTGAGTCGTTATACACAACTTTACCACCAG AGCAACAGACGGTGGTCCTTCTGCCCAGATCCCCCTCAGCCTCTAAGACCTACTTCCCCATCCCAGTGGACCACCTAGAGGAGGAGTACAGGCTCCGCTCTGCTGACGATGGCAAGCTCTTCAGGGAGGAATATAAT TCGTTGCCTGGGGGCTATACCCATGGAACATGTGAGGAGGCCAATAAGGAGGACAACAAGGAGAAGAACAGATACCCAAACATCCTTccct ATGACCATTCCAGGGTGGTGTTGACTCAGCTGGATGGAAATCCCTGTTCAGACTATGTGAATGCTTCTTACATTGAT GGTTACACAGAAAAGAACAAATTCATAGCAGCACAAG GTCCAAAGGAAGACACTGTGGCAGACTTCTGGAGGATGATATGGGAGCAGAAAGTAGCAACTGTTGTCATGCTGACAAAcctgaaagaaaggaaagaa GACAAATGTTACCAGTACTGGCCAGACCAGGGCTGTTGGACCTATGGGAATGTCAGGGTGGCAGTAGAGGACTTCACCGTCCTGGTGGACTACACCATACGCAAGTTCTGTGTGCAATAT CAGGCCAGCGATGCCTCCAAGACTCCCCGGCTTGTCACCCAGCTCCACTTCACCAGCTGGCCTGACTTCGGAGTTCCCTTCTCCCCCATCGGCATGCTCAAATTCCTCAAGAAGGTCAAGGCAGTCAATCCACCCTTCGCTGGACCCATTGTGGTCCACTGCAG CGCTGGTGTGGGAAGGACGGGCACCTTCATCGTCATAGATGCCATGATAGACATGATGCATGCAGAGCAGAAAGTCGATGTGTTTGGCTTTGTCTCCAAGATACGAGAGCAACGCTCACAACTTATCCAGACAGAT ATGCAGTACTCGTTCATCTACCAGGCCCTGCTGGAATACTACCTCTATGGAGACACAGAGTTGGATGTTTCGTCTCTGGAAGGACACCTGCACAAACTGCACAACACCTCAGCCCCATCTGACCGGGTCGGCCTGGAGGAGGAGTTTAAG AAACTGACCAACATGCGCATAATGAAGGAGAACATGAGGACAGGGAACCTTCCTGCCAATATGAAGAAGAACAGAGTCCTGCAGATTATTCCAT ATGACTTCAACAGAGTTATTCTCTCCATGAGAAGAGGGCAGGAGTTCACCGACTACATCAATGCATCTTTTATAGAT GGCTACAGACAGAAGGACTACTTCATTGCCACCCAGGGGCCTCTGTCCCACACAGTGGAGGACTTCTGGAGAATGGTTTGGGAATGGAAATGTCACTCAATTGTCATGCTCACTGAGCTCCAGGAGAGGGAGCAG GACAAGTGTTTCCAGTACTGGCCCTCAGAAGACTCAGTCACCTATGGAGATTACACAGTGGAGATGAAGGGAGACACTTTGTGTGACACCTTCAGTCTACGAGACCTGGTACTCACCTTCGGCCCG GAGAAGCAGACGAGGCTGGTCAGGCACTTCCACTTCCACGGCTGGCCGGAGATCGGCATCCCAGCTGAGGGCAAAGGCATGATCGACATCATCGCCTCAGtgcagagacagcagcagcagtccgGGAACCATCCCATCGTCGTACACTGCAG tgCTGGTGCAGGGCGAACAGGTACGTTCATTGCACTGAGCAATATCCTGGAGCGAGTCAAAGCAGAGGGGCTGCTGGACGTGTTCCAAACTGTGAAGAGTTTACGCATGCAGAGGCCTCACATGGTCCAAACTGTG GAACAGTATGACTTCTGCTACAGGGTGGTACAAGACTTTGTCGACATTTTCTCAGACTATGCCAATTTTAAATGA
- the ptprea gene encoding receptor-type tyrosine-protein phosphatase epsilon isoform X5: MRKNSFSSFRWLRNQRKAVVTTVDKKIPNGILEEQEQQTVVLLPRSPSASKTYFPIPVDHLEEEYRLRSADDGKLFREEYNSLPGGYTHGTCEEANKEDNKEKNRYPNILPYDHSRVVLTQLDGNPCSDYVNASYIDGYTEKNKFIAAQGPKEDTVADFWRMIWEQKVATVVMLTNLKERKEDKCYQYWPDQGCWTYGNVRVAVEDFTVLVDYTIRKFCVQYQASDASKTPRLVTQLHFTSWPDFGVPFSPIGMLKFLKKVKAVNPPFAGPIVVHCSAGVGRTGTFIVIDAMIDMMHAEQKVDVFGFVSKIREQRSQLIQTDMQYSFIYQALLEYYLYGDTELDVSSLEGHLHKLHNTSAPSDRVGLEEEFKKLTNMRIMKENMRTGNLPANMKKNRVLQIIPYDFNRVILSMRRGQEFTDYINASFIDGYRQKDYFIATQGPLSHTVEDFWRMVWEWKCHSIVMLTELQEREQDKCFQYWPSEDSVTYGDYTVEMKGDTLCDTFSLRDLVLTFGPEKQTRLVRHFHFHGWPEIGIPAEGKGMIDIIASVQRQQQQSGNHPIVVHCSAGAGRTGTFIALSNILERVKAEGLLDVFQTVKSLRMQRPHMVQTVEQYDFCYRVVQDFVDIFSDYANFK, from the exons ATGAGAAAGAATAGCTTTTCAAGCTTCAGATG GTTAAGAAACCAGAGAAAAGCAGTCGTCACAACAGTCGACAAGAAGATACCAAATGGCATCCTGGAAGAACAAG AGCAACAGACGGTGGTCCTTCTGCCCAGATCCCCCTCAGCCTCTAAGACCTACTTCCCCATCCCAGTGGACCACCTAGAGGAGGAGTACAGGCTCCGCTCTGCTGACGATGGCAAGCTCTTCAGGGAGGAATATAAT TCGTTGCCTGGGGGCTATACCCATGGAACATGTGAGGAGGCCAATAAGGAGGACAACAAGGAGAAGAACAGATACCCAAACATCCTTccct ATGACCATTCCAGGGTGGTGTTGACTCAGCTGGATGGAAATCCCTGTTCAGACTATGTGAATGCTTCTTACATTGAT GGTTACACAGAAAAGAACAAATTCATAGCAGCACAAG GTCCAAAGGAAGACACTGTGGCAGACTTCTGGAGGATGATATGGGAGCAGAAAGTAGCAACTGTTGTCATGCTGACAAAcctgaaagaaaggaaagaa GACAAATGTTACCAGTACTGGCCAGACCAGGGCTGTTGGACCTATGGGAATGTCAGGGTGGCAGTAGAGGACTTCACCGTCCTGGTGGACTACACCATACGCAAGTTCTGTGTGCAATAT CAGGCCAGCGATGCCTCCAAGACTCCCCGGCTTGTCACCCAGCTCCACTTCACCAGCTGGCCTGACTTCGGAGTTCCCTTCTCCCCCATCGGCATGCTCAAATTCCTCAAGAAGGTCAAGGCAGTCAATCCACCCTTCGCTGGACCCATTGTGGTCCACTGCAG CGCTGGTGTGGGAAGGACGGGCACCTTCATCGTCATAGATGCCATGATAGACATGATGCATGCAGAGCAGAAAGTCGATGTGTTTGGCTTTGTCTCCAAGATACGAGAGCAACGCTCACAACTTATCCAGACAGAT ATGCAGTACTCGTTCATCTACCAGGCCCTGCTGGAATACTACCTCTATGGAGACACAGAGTTGGATGTTTCGTCTCTGGAAGGACACCTGCACAAACTGCACAACACCTCAGCCCCATCTGACCGGGTCGGCCTGGAGGAGGAGTTTAAG AAACTGACCAACATGCGCATAATGAAGGAGAACATGAGGACAGGGAACCTTCCTGCCAATATGAAGAAGAACAGAGTCCTGCAGATTATTCCAT ATGACTTCAACAGAGTTATTCTCTCCATGAGAAGAGGGCAGGAGTTCACCGACTACATCAATGCATCTTTTATAGAT GGCTACAGACAGAAGGACTACTTCATTGCCACCCAGGGGCCTCTGTCCCACACAGTGGAGGACTTCTGGAGAATGGTTTGGGAATGGAAATGTCACTCAATTGTCATGCTCACTGAGCTCCAGGAGAGGGAGCAG GACAAGTGTTTCCAGTACTGGCCCTCAGAAGACTCAGTCACCTATGGAGATTACACAGTGGAGATGAAGGGAGACACTTTGTGTGACACCTTCAGTCTACGAGACCTGGTACTCACCTTCGGCCCG GAGAAGCAGACGAGGCTGGTCAGGCACTTCCACTTCCACGGCTGGCCGGAGATCGGCATCCCAGCTGAGGGCAAAGGCATGATCGACATCATCGCCTCAGtgcagagacagcagcagcagtccgGGAACCATCCCATCGTCGTACACTGCAG tgCTGGTGCAGGGCGAACAGGTACGTTCATTGCACTGAGCAATATCCTGGAGCGAGTCAAAGCAGAGGGGCTGCTGGACGTGTTCCAAACTGTGAAGAGTTTACGCATGCAGAGGCCTCACATGGTCCAAACTGTG GAACAGTATGACTTCTGCTACAGGGTGGTACAAGACTTTGTCGACATTTTCTCAGACTATGCCAATTTTAAATGA